The Nitrospirota bacterium genome contains the following window.
CCCCGGACAGGCTGTTCTCGCTGGAGAGCGTGCGCTGCCTGGGGGCCTGCGGCCTGGCCCCCGTGGTGGTGGTGGACCACGACACCTACGGGTCCATCAACCCGGTGAAGACGGCGGCCATCCTGGAGAACTACAGAAACGGAGGCGACGGCCATGCCTAAGCTGACCATCGAGGACCTGAAGAAGATAAAGGAGCAGCACAAGAGCGAGTTCACCCTGCGGGAAGGGGGCTACAGGGCGAAGGTCACCGTGCACATGGGGACCTGCGGCATCGCCGCCGGGGCCCGGGACGTGATGACCGCGCTCACCGAGGCGCTGGCCGAAAGCGGGGTCACCGACGTCATCGTCACCAACTCCGGGTGCGCGGGCCTGTGCTCCAAGGAGCCCATGGTCACCGTGGAGGTGCTGGGGCAGGCCCCGGTGAAGTACGTCGAGCTTACCCCCGAGAAAACAAAGCGCGTCTTCAAGGAGCACGTCCTGGGAGGCAACGTGGTGGAAGAGTACGCCTTCGTTGTGGGCAGCGAGAGCTCCTACTGAGCGGGGCGGGAGAATAAAGAAAGTCTTTTCTGGAGGCATGTCGATGGAAACGTACAGAGCGCACCTCATGATATGCGGCGGCACGGGCTGCATCGCAAGCGGAGGGCTCAAGGTCAAGGAGGCCCTGGAGCACGAGCTCCGGGAGCGCGGGCTCCAGGACGAGTTCAAGCTCGTCCTGACCGGCTGTAACGGCTTCTGCGCCGAGGGGCCCATCATGACCGTCTATCCCGAGGGCATCTTCTACGAGAAGCTCAAGCCCGAGGACATGCCCTTCCTGGTGGAGGAGCACCTGCTGAAGGGCCGTCCGGTGGAAAAGTTCATGTACAAGCAAAAACTTCACTATTTGGCAATCATTTGGGGCACGACGGTGCTGGT
Protein-coding sequences here:
- a CDS encoding NAD(P)H-dependent oxidoreductase subunit E; protein product: METYRAHLMICGGTGCIASGGLKVKEALEHELRERGLQDEFKLVLTGCNGFCAEGPIMTVYPEGIFYEKLKPEDMPFLVEEHLLKGRPVEKFMYKQKLHYLAIIWGTTVLVTAGLVLASFLVPAGEAAIVPPESQVTDGEDAPVMDTPQTIYEINPELCTECVGYFDEPQCRTVCPVPEVLIVNPDHVVIPSGGKQSGMVIIECQS
- a CDS encoding (2Fe-2S) ferredoxin domain-containing protein — its product is MPKLTIEDLKKIKEQHKSEFTLREGGYRAKVTVHMGTCGIAAGARDVMTALTEALAESGVTDVIVTNSGCAGLCSKEPMVTVEVLGQAPVKYVELTPEKTKRVFKEHVLGGNVVEEYAFVVGSESSY